In Methylacidiphilum infernorum V4, a single window of DNA contains:
- a CDS encoding 6-phosphofructokinase yields MKRYRIGVLTSGGDCPGLNAAIRAVVCSAGLLGWEVFGFIDGFEGLISPVRYQILNEEDTQGIISLGGTILGTTNRGRFTTKTGIGEVMRLPAHLIDEVKETLEGLGIGAIICIGGDGSLTAAQQLYEEGVPIVGVPKTIDNDLSATDYTFGFYSAVEFVCRSLDRLRTTAASHRRVMIVEVMGRYTGWIALYGGLAGGANLILIPEIPFEYSKIAYQVRKRIAEGNFQTMIVVAEGAHPKEDPYYVVEEGKERPGELRLGGVSRQLEKVIHQMTGQDTRAVVLGHLQRGGEPTAFDRNLGMMFGAAAVGLIREKRFGYMVSYREGKIGSVPILEAIKELKKVDVHCPEIQTARAMGISFGEE; encoded by the coding sequence ATGAAAAGATATCGGATTGGAGTGCTTACCAGCGGGGGCGACTGTCCGGGGCTTAACGCGGCTATCCGAGCCGTTGTCTGTTCTGCCGGCCTTTTAGGATGGGAGGTTTTCGGCTTTATTGATGGATTTGAAGGGTTGATTTCTCCGGTAAGGTATCAAATTTTGAATGAAGAAGATACCCAAGGGATCATATCCCTGGGAGGAACCATCTTGGGAACAACCAATCGGGGAAGGTTTACGACAAAAACGGGTATAGGGGAGGTCATGAGGTTACCTGCCCATCTTATCGACGAGGTCAAAGAGACTCTTGAAGGCCTGGGTATCGGGGCGATTATTTGCATTGGAGGGGATGGTTCGTTGACCGCGGCTCAACAGCTTTACGAAGAAGGAGTCCCCATCGTCGGCGTGCCTAAAACGATCGATAATGACCTCTCCGCTACGGATTATACCTTTGGTTTTTATTCTGCCGTGGAATTCGTTTGCCGATCCTTGGACAGGTTGCGGACCACGGCGGCCAGCCATAGGCGGGTGATGATCGTGGAGGTCATGGGAAGGTATACGGGTTGGATCGCTCTTTATGGAGGGCTTGCGGGCGGAGCCAACCTGATATTGATTCCGGAAATTCCCTTCGAATATTCGAAAATTGCTTACCAGGTGAGAAAGAGGATTGCCGAAGGCAACTTCCAGACGATGATCGTTGTAGCCGAAGGGGCCCATCCTAAAGAGGATCCCTATTATGTCGTCGAGGAAGGAAAAGAAAGGCCCGGTGAACTGAGATTGGGAGGGGTGAGCAGGCAGTTGGAAAAAGTGATCCACCAGATGACCGGCCAGGATACCCGGGCGGTCGTGCTCGGCCATCTCCAAAGGGGAGGAGAGCCAACCGCTTTCGATCGCAACCTGGGGATGATGTTCGGCGCTGCGGCGGTGGGCTTGATACGGGAAAAGCGTTTTGGCTACATGGTCAGTTACCGTGAAGGCAAAATTGGCTCCGTCCCCATCCTTGAAGCGATAAAAGAATTAAAAAAAGTAGATGTCCATTGCCCCGAGATTCAAACGGCCCGGGCAATGGGCATCTCTTTTGGAGAAGAGTAG
- a CDS encoding redoxin domain-containing protein codes for MALSVGSLAPDFTLSSKFPEGIKQIHLKEELAKKNVVLLFFPMAFTPVCTQEMCTVSSSLNEYAKLDAQVFGISVDNPFAQEAWAKKEGITIPLLSDLNKEVCRAYDVLLPGLIGIGDVAARAVFVVDKAQRIVYREVTASPLELPRFEPIKEALQSILSR; via the coding sequence ATGGCCCTGAGTGTAGGAAGCTTGGCCCCCGACTTTACCTTAAGTTCCAAGTTCCCGGAAGGGATAAAGCAGATCCATCTCAAGGAGGAGCTTGCTAAAAAAAACGTGGTTCTGCTCTTTTTTCCCATGGCTTTCACCCCGGTTTGTACCCAGGAGATGTGCACGGTTTCCTCTTCGCTCAACGAGTATGCAAAACTCGATGCCCAGGTTTTTGGTATAAGCGTAGATAATCCTTTTGCACAAGAAGCATGGGCGAAAAAAGAGGGAATTACCATCCCCTTGCTCTCCGACTTGAACAAGGAAGTTTGCAGGGCTTATGATGTTCTTCTGCCGGGGTTGATCGGGATCGGCGATGTGGCTGCGCGGGCTGTTTTCGTTGTTGATAAAGCTCAAAGAATAGTTTATAGAGAGGTAACTGCCTCTCCGCTTGAATTGCCTCGATTTGAGCCGATCAAGGAAGCCTTGCAGTCGATCCTTTCCCGGTAA
- a CDS encoding polyribonucleotide nucleotidyltransferase, which produces MPEYIKRKFGDQTIVFETGKLAKFADGSVTVSYGETAVLVTAVSVTELKEDQDFLPLQVEYREKAAAAGRFPGGYFRKEGRPTDKEILTSRMIDRPLRPLFPKGYFYETQILGTLLSADGQNDPDVMAINGASAALMVSDIPFYGPVGAVRIGQIDGRWIINPTHREREISDIDLVYVGSEHYPLMIEGSAREFPEEEFVKALEFAHQHVQEVIAAQKELAEKVGKPKRSCVLFEENLAITNRLAELYSSQLQDALYTSSKTERQKKLAKLKEELTAKILEEFPTATPREITSSYDSLQKTIFRTNVLETKRRCDGRGPEDIRPIAIETSVVPRSHGSSLFCRGETQALCMATLASLNEAQELDAYGGGEQSKRFLLHYFFPPFSVGEVGRITGQSRREIGHGALAERSLLPVIPSETDFPYAIRVSSEILESNGSTSMATVCGGSLALMDAGVPLKTSVAGISVGLVKGKEEDFDWSRYCLLTDILGLEDHYGDMDFKIAGTRKGITGFQLDLKLRGIPLDVMAKAIFQSQKARMVILDCMDKVINAPRAEISKHAPRIEKIKIHPDKIGLLIGPGGKTIKKISAESGAEITIEDDGTVMIYSSSADSLEAAREMIEDMVGEVTVGGIYRSKVVSVKDFGCFIEIKGKGEGLVHISELSDTPVRRVDQVVRVGEEIWVKCIGVDEKGRYKFSRKAAMKELHAKRMQ; this is translated from the coding sequence ATGCCAGAATATATAAAAAGGAAATTTGGAGACCAGACGATCGTTTTTGAAACGGGGAAACTTGCCAAATTTGCCGATGGATCCGTTACCGTCTCTTACGGGGAGACGGCTGTCTTGGTTACCGCGGTTTCTGTAACGGAACTAAAAGAGGACCAGGATTTTTTGCCCCTGCAGGTTGAATACAGGGAAAAGGCGGCAGCAGCAGGAAGATTCCCGGGGGGCTACTTTAGAAAGGAAGGGAGGCCCACGGATAAAGAAATACTCACCTCGAGGATGATCGACAGGCCACTGCGCCCTCTTTTCCCTAAAGGGTATTTCTACGAAACCCAGATATTGGGGACTTTGCTTTCCGCCGATGGTCAAAACGATCCCGATGTGATGGCTATCAATGGAGCTTCTGCGGCTCTAATGGTTTCAGACATTCCTTTCTACGGGCCGGTTGGAGCGGTCAGGATAGGACAAATAGATGGACGCTGGATTATCAATCCCACCCATAGGGAAAGGGAAATCAGCGATATTGACCTCGTTTACGTGGGAAGCGAACATTATCCCTTGATGATCGAGGGCAGTGCCCGGGAGTTTCCTGAAGAGGAATTTGTGAAGGCCCTTGAATTTGCCCATCAGCACGTCCAGGAGGTGATAGCCGCGCAAAAAGAGCTTGCTGAAAAAGTGGGAAAACCCAAAAGATCGTGCGTTCTTTTCGAAGAGAACCTGGCAATAACCAACCGTCTTGCCGAGCTTTATTCTTCCCAACTGCAAGATGCCCTTTATACCTCTTCCAAGACGGAGCGCCAGAAAAAGCTGGCCAAGCTTAAAGAAGAACTCACGGCGAAAATCCTGGAAGAATTCCCCACGGCTACCCCTAGGGAGATCACTTCTTCCTATGATAGCCTGCAAAAAACGATCTTTCGCACCAACGTGTTGGAAACTAAGAGGCGTTGCGACGGCAGGGGGCCGGAAGATATCCGCCCGATTGCAATCGAAACCTCTGTCGTTCCCAGGTCGCATGGTTCTTCCTTGTTTTGCCGCGGGGAAACCCAAGCGCTTTGCATGGCCACCCTTGCCTCGTTGAATGAAGCCCAGGAATTGGATGCTTACGGAGGGGGAGAACAGAGCAAGCGGTTTTTACTTCACTATTTTTTCCCTCCTTTTAGCGTGGGGGAAGTGGGGAGGATCACCGGGCAAAGCCGAAGGGAAATAGGCCATGGAGCCCTGGCCGAAAGATCGCTATTGCCCGTAATCCCCTCGGAAACCGATTTTCCCTATGCCATTAGGGTGAGTTCCGAAATACTGGAATCTAACGGCTCCACGTCGATGGCGACGGTGTGTGGAGGCAGTCTTGCCCTCATGGATGCGGGAGTCCCTCTCAAAACCTCGGTTGCGGGTATTTCCGTGGGATTGGTGAAGGGCAAGGAAGAGGATTTCGATTGGTCCCGGTATTGTCTTTTGACCGATATCTTGGGTCTTGAAGATCATTATGGAGATATGGATTTTAAGATCGCCGGAACGCGTAAAGGGATTACCGGCTTTCAGCTTGATTTAAAACTCAGGGGTATTCCGCTGGATGTCATGGCTAAAGCCATTTTCCAATCTCAGAAAGCGCGCATGGTTATCCTGGATTGCATGGATAAGGTGATCAATGCCCCACGGGCGGAAATATCGAAACATGCCCCGCGGATAGAAAAGATAAAGATCCATCCTGACAAGATCGGCTTGCTTATCGGTCCCGGGGGAAAGACGATCAAGAAGATCTCCGCCGAATCCGGGGCGGAGATTACCATCGAAGACGATGGGACGGTCATGATTTATAGCTCTTCGGCGGATAGCTTGGAAGCGGCGCGGGAAATGATCGAAGATATGGTTGGAGAGGTAACCGTCGGAGGGATATACCGAAGCAAGGTGGTATCGGTCAAGGATTTTGGCTGTTTTATTGAAATCAAAGGCAAAGGAGAAGGTCTTGTCCACATTTCTGAACTGTCCGATACGCCGGTGAGGCGGGTGGACCAGGTCGTTAGGGTAGGAGAAGAAATTTGGGTAAAGTGTATTGGAGTGGACGAAAAAGGCCGCTATAAGTTTAGCAGGAAGGCGGCGATGAAAGAGCTTCATGCCAAGAGGATGCAGTAA
- the rpsO gene encoding 30S ribosomal protein S15, whose translation MEVETDKKKLIESFRLHEKDTGSAVVQVALLTQKIKRLTAHLQNNRKDHSSRRGLLRMVNRRRKLLEYLNRTEPEKYREMLSRLSLRK comes from the coding sequence ATGGAAGTAGAAACAGACAAAAAAAAGCTTATCGAATCGTTCAGGCTTCATGAGAAAGACACAGGCTCTGCTGTTGTGCAAGTTGCTTTGCTGACCCAAAAAATCAAGCGGCTGACAGCGCACCTACAGAATAATCGTAAAGATCACAGCTCAAGGAGAGGGCTTTTGCGCATGGTGAACAGGAGGAGAAAGCTGTTGGAGTATTTGAACCGGACAGAGCCGGAAAAGTATCGAGAAATGCTAAGCCGGCTTTCTCTTCGAAAGTAA
- a CDS encoding phospho-sugar mutase, translating to MNSILLSEIEKAYRENKLLESSFRNLKEFLSFQDLSAVEKESLEELVHNQNWEELDERFYKKLSFGTGGIRGRTIGRIITRAERGSSPADPIPQYPAVGLNCMNDRNVRSAALGLARYLRRALKVEPLKIVISHDSRHFSRYFSLLCAQVLGKINVEAFLFPSQRSTPQLSFTVRWLKAQGGIMITASHNPPYDNGFKAYFKDGCQLVEPHASEVIKEVEALESLRGFPAQEAELSPNILGPQADEAYIKAVETLILEPRAIEAAGKKLKVIYTPLHGTGIEIIPKLFDRHGIRYQVVPSQAIPDGGFPTVKSPNPEDPAALSLAVKLALEQGADIVIGTDPDGDRMGAAVKNKQGEFVHLTGNQIFSLFAHYRTSRLFELGILNSQNAHKAVLIKSFVTTDLVKKIAEHYQVSCVETLTGFKYIGAKLLKYELQCGLTNYDDHSFEERRAAQLQKGKYFICGGEESYGTSCGDYVRDKDANAAALQLVEIAGWAAAHSMSLLDYLDNIYTSFGYFAEKLGTMTFEGPEGSMLIAQILRSYRENPPLEFLGNKRLSFDDFGQQDHYDTEGDLIPKEIMLRFEFENNAKLIIRGSGTEPKIKFYLFTQCSVEEGLEQAKNKATQFLESWWTALREDVKRRISGPRTG from the coding sequence ATGAATAGCATTTTACTCAGCGAAATCGAAAAGGCCTACAGGGAGAACAAACTCCTCGAGTCTTCCTTCCGCAACCTAAAGGAATTTCTTTCTTTCCAGGACCTCTCGGCTGTCGAAAAAGAATCTCTCGAAGAACTCGTTCACAACCAAAACTGGGAAGAACTCGACGAAAGGTTTTACAAAAAACTTTCCTTCGGCACCGGAGGCATTCGCGGCAGAACGATAGGGAGGATCATTACCCGGGCTGAGCGGGGATCGTCCCCTGCTGATCCCATTCCCCAATATCCGGCCGTAGGGCTCAATTGCATGAACGATCGCAACGTGCGCAGTGCAGCTTTAGGACTTGCCCGCTATCTTCGAAGAGCATTGAAAGTAGAGCCCTTAAAAATAGTGATTTCCCATGACTCGAGGCACTTTTCCCGCTATTTTTCCCTACTCTGTGCCCAGGTCCTTGGGAAAATTAATGTAGAAGCTTTCCTTTTCCCATCCCAAAGATCCACCCCTCAACTTTCCTTTACGGTAAGATGGCTAAAAGCCCAAGGCGGAATCATGATCACGGCCAGCCACAATCCCCCTTATGACAACGGCTTTAAAGCCTACTTTAAGGACGGCTGCCAGCTCGTCGAACCTCACGCTTCAGAAGTCATCAAGGAAGTGGAGGCGCTAGAATCTCTTCGAGGCTTTCCCGCTCAAGAGGCGGAACTTTCTCCGAATATCTTGGGACCGCAAGCCGATGAAGCTTATATCAAGGCGGTTGAAACCCTTATTCTTGAACCCCGGGCTATCGAGGCGGCCGGGAAAAAACTGAAGGTCATTTATACTCCTCTTCACGGAACGGGGATCGAAATCATTCCCAAGCTGTTCGATCGGCACGGGATTCGTTACCAGGTCGTTCCCAGCCAAGCCATCCCCGACGGCGGTTTCCCTACCGTAAAGTCCCCCAATCCTGAAGATCCCGCTGCCCTTTCCCTGGCCGTTAAACTCGCCCTGGAACAAGGGGCTGACATCGTCATAGGGACCGATCCCGATGGGGATAGGATGGGAGCGGCCGTAAAAAATAAGCAGGGAGAGTTTGTCCATTTGACGGGCAACCAGATTTTTTCTCTTTTTGCCCACTACCGCACTTCTCGGTTGTTTGAATTGGGCATACTCAACTCCCAGAATGCACACAAGGCTGTTTTGATCAAGTCTTTCGTCACGACCGACCTCGTAAAAAAAATTGCCGAACACTACCAGGTAAGTTGCGTTGAAACCCTGACCGGTTTTAAGTATATCGGGGCAAAACTCTTAAAGTATGAACTCCAATGCGGTCTTACCAACTACGACGACCACAGTTTTGAAGAAAGAAGAGCTGCCCAGCTCCAAAAAGGAAAGTATTTTATCTGTGGTGGAGAAGAAAGTTATGGCACTTCGTGCGGGGATTACGTCCGGGACAAGGACGCCAACGCTGCAGCCCTGCAGTTGGTGGAAATAGCGGGTTGGGCGGCAGCCCACTCGATGAGCCTTCTTGACTACTTGGACAACATTTACACGAGCTTCGGCTATTTTGCCGAAAAACTGGGGACGATGACCTTCGAAGGGCCGGAAGGCTCAATGTTGATTGCTCAAATCCTCCGCTCCTATAGAGAAAATCCCCCCTTGGAGTTTTTGGGCAATAAAAGGCTAAGCTTCGATGACTTCGGCCAGCAAGACCATTATGATACCGAAGGGGACCTTATTCCCAAGGAAATCATGCTTCGGTTCGAATTCGAAAACAATGCCAAGCTGATCATCCGCGGATCGGGAACCGAACCCAAAATAAAGTTTTACTTGTTCACCCAATGCAGCGTGGAGGAGGGACTGGAACAAGCTAAAAACAAGGCCACACAGTTCTTGGAAAGCTGGTGGACGGCCCTCAGGGAAGATGTCAAAAGAAGGATAAGTGGCCCAAGAACAGGGTAA
- a CDS encoding sodium:solute symporter, whose protein sequence is MATPLAVDCAVVLFFFLVTLGIGLASSRNGHEKKYDELTLGGRRMPWWAVLGSIIAAETSAGAFLGTPAEGYVLKDFTYLQLALGTVLARVIIGFLFIKPFFQSGVHSIYQFLEIRFGPLTQKMASATFLFSRMLATGTRLYVAAIILVVGAQVLLQKPLNRFQEILLYFFSIFIISSFTAFYTALGGIKAVIWTDLIQALIMLFGGIFALLFILLKLSAVYPEAEILHQLFHRPWLTTGINPSKNLFGNLFDILALDYTLWSALIGSTFTTMATHGTDQDIVQRLLTAKNYQKSRLSLILSGLADIPIGFLFLSIGLLLSFYYSAYVDPSLPANPNEVFPYFIVSQLPGGIRGLVIAAIFATATGSLSAALNALATSFCQDWLQPSFDRLADEKKKVATLRRATLLFALLTSSIGMATALYTVYSPSARILPIILGIIGFTYGPLLGVFLLGMLTDNRGSDLGNVVAMIMGFLAVLVLSGIPAFDFQAYENKRALPFLHFFPHIAYPWRIGIGSLVTFCIGLLFSNKNKKTFAQKPLHSNQDSL, encoded by the coding sequence ATGGCTACTCCTTTAGCAGTCGACTGTGCGGTCGTCCTCTTTTTTTTCCTGGTCACCCTGGGTATCGGCCTGGCGAGCAGCAGAAATGGACATGAAAAAAAGTACGACGAGCTTACCCTTGGAGGAAGAAGAATGCCTTGGTGGGCCGTCCTGGGCTCGATTATTGCCGCCGAAACCAGCGCGGGCGCTTTTCTAGGAACTCCAGCCGAAGGCTACGTTCTTAAGGATTTCACTTATCTCCAGTTGGCTTTGGGAACCGTGCTTGCCCGCGTAATCATCGGCTTTTTATTCATCAAGCCTTTTTTTCAAAGCGGGGTCCATTCGATATACCAATTTTTAGAGATCCGTTTTGGGCCCCTGACCCAAAAAATGGCTTCGGCAACTTTTCTTTTCAGTCGAATGCTTGCCACCGGGACCCGGCTCTACGTGGCCGCGATCATCCTGGTGGTAGGGGCCCAAGTTTTGCTCCAAAAACCCCTGAACCGGTTCCAGGAAATCCTGCTCTATTTTTTTTCCATTTTTATAATCAGCTCCTTTACGGCCTTTTATACCGCCCTTGGGGGAATTAAAGCGGTGATATGGACAGACCTCATCCAGGCTCTAATCATGCTTTTCGGAGGGATTTTCGCCCTCTTGTTCATCCTGCTCAAACTCTCTGCGGTTTATCCCGAGGCTGAAATCCTCCATCAGCTTTTCCACAGGCCCTGGTTGACTACCGGCATTAACCCTTCAAAGAATCTTTTCGGCAATCTCTTCGACATCCTGGCGCTTGACTATACCCTATGGTCGGCCCTCATCGGTTCGACATTTACCACCATGGCCACTCATGGGACAGACCAGGATATTGTCCAGAGACTGCTCACGGCCAAAAATTACCAGAAGAGCAGGCTTTCCTTGATCCTTTCAGGACTTGCCGATATTCCCATCGGTTTTTTGTTCCTCAGCATCGGCCTTTTGTTATCCTTCTATTACTCGGCCTATGTCGATCCCTCCCTCCCGGCAAATCCTAACGAGGTTTTCCCTTACTTTATAGTCAGCCAGTTGCCCGGTGGGATAAGAGGCTTGGTCATAGCCGCGATCTTCGCTACGGCTACAGGCTCCTTAAGCGCAGCCCTAAACGCCCTGGCTACTTCCTTCTGCCAGGACTGGCTGCAACCTTCCTTCGACAGGCTGGCCGATGAAAAAAAGAAAGTCGCCACGCTCAGGAGAGCAACCCTCCTTTTTGCCCTGCTTACCTCCTCCATAGGCATGGCGACAGCCCTTTACACCGTTTATTCTCCCTCGGCAAGAATCTTGCCGATCATCCTCGGCATCATCGGTTTTACTTACGGCCCTCTTCTCGGCGTTTTCCTCTTGGGCATGCTCACCGACAACAGGGGCAGCGACCTAGGCAACGTGGTAGCCATGATCATGGGATTTCTTGCCGTCCTGGTCCTCAGCGGCATTCCCGCTTTCGACTTTCAGGCCTATGAAAACAAAAGGGCCTTGCCTTTCCTCCACTTTTTCCCTCACATCGCCTACCCCTGGAGGATAGGCATTGGATCCTTGGTGACGTTCTGCATAGGACTGCTTTTCAGCAACAAAAATAAAAAAACCTTCGCCCAGAAACCCCTCCACTCCAATCAAGATTCCTTGTAA
- a CDS encoding aldolase, with translation MIRLEEIKVPLDVPESKKDDYRRIFFEVTQGSGRLMLMAGDQKVEHLNDDFFGEGIAPDDANPEHFFRIASRARIGAFATQLGLIARYAMDYSNIRYIVKLNSKTHLVKTAQRDPLSLLWLDFEQLDYFLQAKSIPIVGIGYTVYPGSEYEPQMLREAARLVFEAHQRGLIAIIWAYPRGRAVSNETDPHLIAGAAGLAACLGADFVKVNPPRVKEGDPHAALKEAVAAAGRTRLICAGGKEIGVKDFLAQLYGQIHVGGAFGNATGRNIHQKPLGEAVAFCNAISAITFDDVSVEEAFAIYKES, from the coding sequence ATGATTCGCTTGGAGGAGATCAAAGTTCCCCTGGATGTTCCCGAATCAAAAAAAGACGATTACCGGAGGATTTTTTTCGAAGTCACCCAGGGATCGGGCAGGCTGATGCTGATGGCCGGGGATCAGAAAGTCGAACATCTCAACGACGATTTTTTCGGGGAAGGTATAGCCCCCGATGATGCCAATCCCGAGCATTTCTTTAGAATTGCAAGCAGGGCCCGCATTGGAGCCTTTGCCACCCAGTTGGGACTCATTGCCCGTTATGCCATGGATTATTCCAACATCCGCTACATTGTGAAACTCAATAGCAAGACCCACCTGGTTAAAACGGCGCAACGAGACCCCTTAAGCCTTTTGTGGCTGGATTTTGAACAGCTCGATTATTTTCTCCAGGCTAAGTCCATTCCTATCGTGGGGATCGGCTACACCGTCTATCCCGGCAGTGAATATGAACCCCAAATGCTGAGAGAAGCGGCTCGGCTTGTTTTTGAAGCTCACCAGCGCGGCCTCATAGCGATCATCTGGGCCTATCCCCGGGGTAGGGCGGTATCCAACGAAACCGATCCCCATCTTATCGCCGGAGCTGCCGGACTTGCCGCTTGTCTTGGAGCGGATTTCGTCAAGGTCAATCCTCCAAGAGTCAAGGAGGGAGATCCTCATGCCGCCTTAAAGGAAGCTGTGGCTGCAGCGGGCAGAACCCGGTTGATCTGTGCCGGAGGCAAGGAAATAGGGGTAAAGGATTTCCTGGCACAACTCTACGGGCAGATTCATGTCGGGGGAGCCTTTGGCAATGCCACGGGAAGAAACATCCACCAGAAACCCCTGGGAGAAGCCGTTGCCTTCTGCAACGCCATTTCTGCTATTACCTTTGATGACGTTTCAGTCGAGGAGGCTTTTGCCATTTACAAGGAATCTTGA
- the lpxA gene encoding acyl-ACP--UDP-N-acetylglucosamine O-acyltransferase: MQTSIHPTAIVSPKAQLGLGVEVGPYAFIGEGVKVGDGCVIHPHVVLKGPVEIGPGNEFYSFCVIGEKSQDLKYQGEPTYLKIGAGNVFREFATVHRSTFRGQSTEIGSFNVFLAYTHVAHDCRIGNRCVFSNNATLAGHVVVEDHVTIGGLSAVHQFCRIGRFAMIGGCSKIVQDVVPFCLVDGNPARLRSLNLVGLKRNNFPEGTIKVLKFALKQLLDEGLNTTQAVEILEKQADKLQDIVTLVEFIKGSERGIIR, translated from the coding sequence ATGCAGACTTCGATTCATCCCACGGCGATTGTAAGCCCAAAAGCACAGTTAGGCTTGGGGGTGGAAGTAGGCCCTTATGCCTTCATCGGGGAAGGGGTTAAGGTGGGGGACGGTTGCGTGATCCATCCCCATGTCGTTTTAAAGGGGCCGGTCGAAATTGGGCCGGGCAACGAGTTTTATTCCTTTTGTGTGATCGGCGAAAAATCCCAGGATTTGAAATACCAAGGAGAGCCCACCTATCTGAAGATCGGGGCCGGTAACGTCTTCCGTGAGTTTGCTACCGTGCACAGGTCGACGTTCCGGGGTCAGAGTACCGAGATTGGCTCATTCAACGTTTTTTTGGCTTATACGCATGTAGCCCATGATTGCCGGATCGGCAACCGCTGCGTTTTTTCAAACAACGCTACGCTGGCCGGGCACGTCGTCGTCGAAGATCACGTCACGATTGGAGGGCTTTCTGCGGTTCACCAGTTCTGCCGCATTGGAAGATTTGCCATGATCGGGGGCTGTTCCAAGATCGTTCAAGATGTGGTTCCATTTTGCCTTGTGGACGGCAATCCCGCCAGGCTCCGTTCCCTTAACCTCGTGGGTTTGAAAAGAAACAATTTTCCCGAAGGAACAATCAAGGTCCTTAAGTTTGCTTTAAAACAGTTGTTAGATGAAGGATTAAATACCACCCAGGCCGTCGAAATATTGGAAAAGCAAGCGGATAAACTCCAGGATATTGTGACACTCGTCGAGTTTATCAAGGGCTCTGAAAGAGGAATTATCCGCTAG
- a CDS encoding bifunctional UDP-3-O-[3-hydroxymyristoyl] N-acetylglucosamine deacetylase/3-hydroxyacyl-ACP dehydratase: MQRTIREAVSMEGKSLHTGNTVKLVIKPAEVDSGYVFKRVDLPDEPTVVAAVDNVRQTERATTIGEGNVKVHTVEHVLAVLRGCGIDNALIELNANEPPIGDGSGMFLAREITRVGTVEQAKAVSFFELREPVWVEGEEGAYIAGWPAQNFSISCTHSSQGGLFTQYFSWQYDPQSFVTEIAPARTFVFYEELLPLIEKGLIKGGSLENAIVIRQDKVYCRDPLRFENEFVRHKILDMIGDFALFPKRLKARIVAARPSHFLNVKFVKEVQKAYKNYLSHLMPVENIPVGEGALDINEVMKILPHRYPFLMLDRVLGFQDDVKAIGQKAVTMNEAYFQGHFPGHPIMPGVLQIEAMAQLASILLLRKAGNAGKLGYFMSADKVKFRKPVMPGDTLIIEVEMTKARGKIGKAFGKCYVNKETVCEGELLFALVEG, from the coding sequence ATGCAGAGGACGATACGGGAGGCGGTGAGCATGGAGGGAAAATCCCTGCACACGGGGAACACGGTAAAGCTGGTGATCAAGCCGGCTGAGGTCGACAGCGGTTATGTTTTCAAAAGGGTTGACCTGCCCGATGAACCCACGGTTGTCGCCGCCGTCGATAATGTCAGGCAAACAGAGCGGGCAACAACGATCGGGGAGGGCAATGTCAAGGTTCATACGGTTGAACATGTCTTGGCCGTTTTGAGGGGTTGTGGGATCGACAATGCCCTGATCGAGTTGAATGCCAACGAGCCGCCGATCGGGGATGGCAGTGGAATGTTTCTTGCCCGGGAAATCACCCGGGTGGGAACCGTCGAACAGGCCAAAGCGGTTTCTTTTTTTGAACTGAGAGAGCCGGTGTGGGTGGAAGGAGAAGAAGGAGCCTACATTGCCGGTTGGCCGGCTCAAAACTTTTCGATCAGCTGCACCCATTCAAGCCAGGGGGGGCTTTTTACCCAGTATTTCAGTTGGCAATACGATCCTCAAAGTTTTGTTACCGAAATCGCCCCTGCCCGAACGTTTGTTTTTTACGAAGAACTTCTTCCTCTCATCGAGAAAGGATTGATCAAGGGGGGGAGCTTGGAAAACGCCATCGTCATTCGGCAAGACAAGGTCTATTGCCGGGATCCCTTGCGGTTTGAAAATGAGTTCGTCAGGCACAAGATCTTGGATATGATCGGGGATTTCGCCCTATTCCCCAAGAGATTGAAAGCCAGGATAGTCGCTGCCCGGCCCAGCCATTTTCTTAACGTCAAGTTTGTCAAGGAGGTCCAGAAAGCCTATAAAAATTATCTTTCCCATTTAATGCCCGTTGAAAACATTCCCGTTGGGGAAGGAGCCCTGGATATTAACGAGGTGATGAAAATCCTTCCTCACCGCTATCCTTTTCTCATGCTTGATCGGGTTCTTGGCTTCCAAGACGATGTTAAGGCTATCGGCCAAAAAGCGGTAACGATGAATGAAGCCTATTTCCAGGGTCATTTCCCCGGCCATCCGATTATGCCCGGGGTGCTCCAGATTGAAGCCATGGCCCAGCTGGCCAGTATTCTTTTGCTCCGGAAAGCGGGTAACGCTGGAAAACTCGGTTATTTTATGAGCGCCGATAAAGTGAAATTCCGCAAACCGGTTATGCCCGGAGATACGTTGATTATCGAAGTGGAAATGACCAAGGCGCGGGGAAAAATTGGCAAAGCCTTTGGCAAATGTTATGTCAACAAGGAAACGGTTTGCGAAGGAGAACTTCTCTTTGCCCTGGTTGAAGGTTGA